Proteins from one Rosa chinensis cultivar Old Blush chromosome 7, RchiOBHm-V2, whole genome shotgun sequence genomic window:
- the LOC112180007 gene encoding polycomb group protein EMF2B isoform X1 produces the protein MCRHDLSAGEAVSIEENLLIYCKPVELYNILRPRALHNPLFLRRCLRYEIQAKHKQRFNAGTVIFNYKDYCNNLQKTEVTEDFSCPFCLMQCASFKGLRYHLCSSHDLFNFEFWVTGEYRAVNVSVKSDALRSETVAEGAGPQLQTFFFCSRPRKRRSLDCGQNIKHVNVQFLELDSSILTSEGAQKGLLVNGNGEKAPNLLPSGVDIQNGRQGQENNGPHNPRPMESIKCVTSSSSAPGITIAVAQPSLDPNCVKLQSGSDCAPPAKMRKLNGERSDPKNSRMLLQKRQFYHSHRVQPMELEQVLSDLDSEDEADDDVADLEDRRMLDDFVDVTKDEKQLMHLWNSFVRRQSVLADAHVPWACEAFSRLHGQELVSSPALFWCWRLFMVKLWNHGLLDACTINSCNVILNGYKN, from the exons ATGTGCCGTCATGATTTGTCAGCAGGCGAGGCGGTTTCAATCGAAGAGAATCTCTTGATATATTGCAAGCCGGTTGAGCTCTACAATATTCTTCGCCCTCGCGCTTTGCATAAT CCTTTATTTCTTCGTAGATGTTTGCGATACGAAATCCAAGCAAAGCATAAGCAGAG GTTCAATGCTGGGACTGTAATATTCAACTATAAGGACTACTGCAACAATTTACAAAAAACTGAAG TCACCGAAGACTTCTCATGCCCCTTTTGCTTGATGCAATGTGCAAGCTTTAAG GGTCTGCGGTATCACTTGTGCTCGTCACATGACTTATTCAACTTTGAGTTTTGG GTAACTGGAGAGTATCGGGCAGTGAATGTTTCTGTTAAAAGTGATGCATTGAGATCTGAG ACTGTAGCAGAAGGAGCAGGTCCACAACTTCAAACATTCTTCTTCTG TTCAAGGCCAAGAAAACGCAGGTCACTGGACTGTGGtcaaaatataaagcatgttaATGTACAATTCTTGGAGTTGGACTCAAGTATACTAACGAGCGAAGGTGCACAGAAAGGACTTTTGGTGAATGGTAATG GTGAGAAGGCTCCCAATCTGCTTCCTAGTGGGGTAGATATCCAGAATGGAAGGCAAGGACAAGAAAACAATGGTCCTCATAATCCTAGACCGATGGAATCTATAAAATGTGTTACATCAAGTTCCAGTGCTCCTGGTATTACAATTGCTGTTGCTCAACCTTCTCTGGACCCTAATTGTGTTAAATTGCAATCTGGAAGTGATTGTGCACCCCCTGCTAAAATGAGGAAGTTAAATGGAGAGCGATCAGACCCCAAAAA CAGCCGTATGCTCCTGCAGAAACGACAGTTCTATCATTCTCACAGAGTCCAG CCCATGGAGTTGGAGCAAGTATTATCAGATCTGGATAGTGAAGATGAAGCTGATGATGACGTTGCAGATCTTGAAGATCGGAGG ATGCTTGATGATTTTGTAGATGTTACCAAAGATGAAAAGCAGCTGATGCACCTTTGGAACTCGTTTGTGCGGAGACAAAG TGTGCTGGCAGATGCTCATGTTCCCTGGGCATGTGAGGCATTTTCAAGACTTCATGGACAGGAGCTAGTCTCCTCTCCAGCTCTTTTCTG GTGTTGGAGATTATTCATGGTCAAACTTTGGAATCACGGTCTTCTTGATGCCTGCACAATCAATAGTTGCAATGTCATTCTCAATGGATACAAGAACTAG
- the LOC112180007 gene encoding polycomb group protein EMF2B isoform X2: protein MCRHDLSAGEAVSIEENLLIYCKPVELYNILRPRALHNPLFLRRCLRYEIQAKHKQRFNAGTVIFNYKDYCNNLQKTEVTEDFSCPFCLMQCASFKGLRYHLCSSHDLFNFEFWVTGEYRAVNVSVKSDALRSETVAEGAGPQLQTFFFCSRPRKRRSLDCGQNIKHVNVQFLELDSSILTSEGAQKGLLVNGNGEKAPNLLPSGVDIQNGRQGQENNGPHNPRPMESIKCVTSSSSAPGITIAVAQPSLDPNCVKLQSGSDCAPPAKMRKLNGERSDPKNRMLLQKRQFYHSHRVQPMELEQVLSDLDSEDEADDDVADLEDRRMLDDFVDVTKDEKQLMHLWNSFVRRQSVLADAHVPWACEAFSRLHGQELVSSPALFWCWRLFMVKLWNHGLLDACTINSCNVILNGYKN, encoded by the exons ATGTGCCGTCATGATTTGTCAGCAGGCGAGGCGGTTTCAATCGAAGAGAATCTCTTGATATATTGCAAGCCGGTTGAGCTCTACAATATTCTTCGCCCTCGCGCTTTGCATAAT CCTTTATTTCTTCGTAGATGTTTGCGATACGAAATCCAAGCAAAGCATAAGCAGAG GTTCAATGCTGGGACTGTAATATTCAACTATAAGGACTACTGCAACAATTTACAAAAAACTGAAG TCACCGAAGACTTCTCATGCCCCTTTTGCTTGATGCAATGTGCAAGCTTTAAG GGTCTGCGGTATCACTTGTGCTCGTCACATGACTTATTCAACTTTGAGTTTTGG GTAACTGGAGAGTATCGGGCAGTGAATGTTTCTGTTAAAAGTGATGCATTGAGATCTGAG ACTGTAGCAGAAGGAGCAGGTCCACAACTTCAAACATTCTTCTTCTG TTCAAGGCCAAGAAAACGCAGGTCACTGGACTGTGGtcaaaatataaagcatgttaATGTACAATTCTTGGAGTTGGACTCAAGTATACTAACGAGCGAAGGTGCACAGAAAGGACTTTTGGTGAATGGTAATG GTGAGAAGGCTCCCAATCTGCTTCCTAGTGGGGTAGATATCCAGAATGGAAGGCAAGGACAAGAAAACAATGGTCCTCATAATCCTAGACCGATGGAATCTATAAAATGTGTTACATCAAGTTCCAGTGCTCCTGGTATTACAATTGCTGTTGCTCAACCTTCTCTGGACCCTAATTGTGTTAAATTGCAATCTGGAAGTGATTGTGCACCCCCTGCTAAAATGAGGAAGTTAAATGGAGAGCGATCAGACCCCAAAAA CCGTATGCTCCTGCAGAAACGACAGTTCTATCATTCTCACAGAGTCCAG CCCATGGAGTTGGAGCAAGTATTATCAGATCTGGATAGTGAAGATGAAGCTGATGATGACGTTGCAGATCTTGAAGATCGGAGG ATGCTTGATGATTTTGTAGATGTTACCAAAGATGAAAAGCAGCTGATGCACCTTTGGAACTCGTTTGTGCGGAGACAAAG TGTGCTGGCAGATGCTCATGTTCCCTGGGCATGTGAGGCATTTTCAAGACTTCATGGACAGGAGCTAGTCTCCTCTCCAGCTCTTTTCTG GTGTTGGAGATTATTCATGGTCAAACTTTGGAATCACGGTCTTCTTGATGCCTGCACAATCAATAGTTGCAATGTCATTCTCAATGGATACAAGAACTAG